The DNA region CGAGCAATACTGCCAACTCTTCACGAGTCATCTCCTCTTCTGGATTCAACTTCGACTTGGGATCGGCACCCGCTAACCAGCGCTGATCGATCAATGTACGAACAGCTTGGTAATATGGGCTTTCCGGGGTGATGTCAGCATACAGATTGCCTTCCCCGTCTCCGCTGTAATACACATCCAAATTTGGATTAACTGCTCTTGCCAGATAGGTGAACCAGTCTCCCTTGGTAATGACTCGGTCCGGGAAAACACGTCCCTGTTCATCTGCAATAAGTACACCATGCTGTATCATATTCTGAAGATCAGATTCGGCGGCATGCCCCTTAATATCGCTGATTGTAACCTGGACTGTCCCACTTGTGCTGCCGTACATCGGTTTCCATTCTCCTGTGTTGGCATCAAGCACTTCATACGTGATGCCAGTCAACGGACTGTCGGTACGAGTAGGCATGTAAGCAAGCTTCACACCCACAGGAACGGCTTCACCATTGCCCATGCCGAACCCTCCATAACGTGAGTAGGCCAGTACCAATTTGAATTCTTCAAGGTAGGTCGCCCTGGCCTTCTCATAGCTGATGGCCGGTTTGACATCCGTCGGCAGTTGCTCTGGCGCTGCAGCAACCATCGAATAATATTCAGTGATCGTTCCATCATTGGAAACTTGTACCTGAACCGTATCATCCTTAACCACAATTCCGTTTAGGTACCGCTGGAATATAAACGTGCGTGCATCGTCCAATTCAAGCACCGTTGAAAGTCGGAATTGCTTGCTTGCATCCGGCACAAGGGAGATGACTGTATTGACAGCCAATTTCTCCGCCTGAGATTTGGTCACGGTCTTGCCCTTCACTTCCGTATCGGACTTCTCCTGCTCCATGCCGGGCATTATACGCTGATAAATATTCACACTGTAGATCTGTCCGGTTGCCGCATCCACTTGTGCTGATATGTCTCTCATGAACATATAAGACGCACTTGCATTGCGATTGCTCCAGCTTAGGCTCCAGACCTGATGGTTAGGGCTTGCAAAACTCCCTTTGGTTAACTGGCTATACTCTAATTTATAACTTTCCGGAATATTAAAACTCTTTTTGACCAGCTTCTCTGCCTGCTGAGCATTCAGTTTCGATCCCGTATTCGGAGTAAAAGCAGCTACACTGCCTTTCAGAGGTTTGTCCTCCTGGGAAACGTCCTGGACAATGGCGTCACCTGTCATACTGTTGATCCGATCCAGTGTATTCGCATCAAGTGCATTAACAGTTGAGTTCTTCGGCGTGTATCCCAAGTAATACTTCTGGCCGTTGCGAGAAGAAAAACGCTCTTCGCTAATATAGGCCAATTGAATATCGAACTCTTCCTCGAACTTCTGCTGAGCCTGATCCGCTGGAATTACCGCCTTTGATGAAGGATATTCAGCTCCAATGGTAGTTCGTGAATAGCCCGTCACCAATCCGCTCTGATCTACACTTATGTAGGCTGTTTCAGCCTCGGATACCAAGCCTTCATGCTTCAACTGATAGCTGTAGGTATACTCTGTTCGGCCAAACAGGGATTGCTGCACACTGTTCGCATACGGCTCAGCAACGGCAACAAAACTATCTTCCTTCAGATTCGGGATAGCCTTGTACAGAAACTCATCTGCCTGCTTTTTCGCTTCGGTCTTTGTCAATTTCTTCTCTGAATCGGAAAACTGTTTTTCCAACAACTCCGAAGGCAAATGTACACTCAGCACTTCCCCTGTGACTGCATGTACTGTTGCGCTGAATCCGGTGGAACGGTTTCCTTCACGCAGTTCAAATCCAATATCCCATGCCTTATAATCCGGTGGCGGAAAAGAATTGGGTGAATCAAATCGTGCGGATGAGATCGTCGCCTTTTCTAGCAACGGAAATAATTTCAGTATATTCTCGCTCGCTTGCTTGGAGGAGATGTTGGCTCCTTCAGGCACCTCGTTGTCTAATAGTCCAAGTTGTTTTTCATTTTCCCCCGCTGCGGCTTCTGTCACCTGTTCCGCTGTCGCTGCCGACACACTGCCTGAAAACCCTGGTGTCTGTGATGCCAGGAGCAATGTGGCCATGGCTGCTGTAGCCGCTTTGGCTGTAAACATTTTGAATCGCACATTAAAATTCCAATCAAAGCTCAAATCTGGACCTCTCCCTTCAATTTCATACAAGGATGCATGAAAATAACCTCGCATGAATATTGCCAGTCTATTCTATGATACCATAAGCTTCCTTTTTAATCGTCGTTTTCCCAACAATTTTACAAATGAGAATTTTTGCAAATCGTCCTGAACAGCAAAAAAACGCCAACCGGGTTGGCGTTTCAACAATCAGCCTGAGCATCAAGTGGGCTGGATTTTCTCTATATTGACGTTCGGTATAACCAATTCATTTGACTGAGACTGCACCTGAACATATTTTTTCAAAAATGGAATGACTGCTTCCCAGAATGCAGGATCTTCTTCAGAACAGCTATGTCCTCCACTATTGACCCACAAATGTTCCACAGGCGGATCGGCCTTGGACATAAAATATTCAAGTTCGCTCGGGGGAATAAAATTGTCTCCTTTGGAATGAACCATAAGCATCGGCAGCTGCACTCCCTTACGCCGCTCATTCAGCATCATCACCGGATCGCGCTGGCGATACGTTTTCAGAGATTCACCAAGCCGCCAGAACCAGATTCGCGGAATCAACTGGGCCAGCGGAAACAGAGGCAGGCGCCGCCGTCTCAGCTCCGAACTGACGATAACCTCGAATTGGGATGGCATCGAGTCTGTAATCACCGCTGATACAGGAATACCCTCGGTCACCGCGAGAATGGTGCCCAGCCCGCCCAGAGAATGCCCCAGCACACCGATTGCCGCAGGGTCAATCTCCGGACGAGACGTCGTATACTGTAAAGCGGATAACAGATCGTCACGAAACAGGTAGGCTGAGGCTGCTTTGACTGGATCACTGGCTCCATGGCTGCGAACATCATACATAAACAGGGCATACCCTGCTTCCCAGATGGGACGTGCATAACGAAGGACTCGGGAGCGATTGGAGCCCCAGCCGTGGGCAATAATGACCAGCGGCCATGGTTTCGGGACACTAGCCTCAGCAGGAATAAACCAGCCGTGTACCCGACCACCACCACTGTCAAAGGTTACGTCTTCAAAAGGCATGGGTGGTGTGAGCGTAATCGGAATCTTTTTCGGTGTCTGACTCTTTACGGCCGCCTTCCATAAACCACCCGCCGTAACTGCTGCAACAGCAATCATGCCGCCAATCATTGTTTTAGCTTTCACTGGGTTTCACTCCTCTCCGGTGTATGGCATAACTCCATCATACGACAGCATGATCAACAGAACGTTAATCCACATCACTTCTTATATAATGTATGGATTCAGGAGCATCTCATATATACCCTTATACCCTGATATATATGGTTGGTTAAGTCCAATTCCGTTAATTCCCTTCCTCACCCTTCGATTTGAGCTATTTCAACAAATGCACGTGTACAAGCGGCAATCTGCTCTTTATTGCCTGCTGCAAGTGCTTCTCGTGGCAAAAGTGCACTTCCAAGGCCCACTGCTGCGGCACCCGCGGTATAATAATCTGCAATGTTATCCAGAGTGGCTCCTCCTGTTGCAAGCAGCGGGATATGATTCAGTGGAGCCTTGATTTCACGTAAATACGGAATACCCAGACTTGCCATGGGGAACAACTTCACCACTTGTGCCCCTGCTTCATATGCAGCCACAATCTCCGTTGGCGTCATCGCCCCGGGCCAGATCTCCACGCCATGTTCTACAGCATATTCAATAACGGACAGATCGACATTTGGAGACACCAAAAATTGAGCCCCTGCTGCGACCGCTTCTTTGGCCATCTGCACGTTCAGTACCGTACCTGCTCCGACATAAGCCTTACCCTCATGCCGTGAACGCCAGTCTGCAATAATATCATGTGCTCCAGGTGTGTTAAGGGTCACTTCCATCAGACGGATTCCTCCATCTGTCATCCCCTGCCCTGCTGCCAGAGCAGATTCCCGGCTAATACCACGAACGATAGCCACCAGTCTCGATTGTAATAATACTTCCGTCAGATTCATGCCAACTTCCCCTTGTTTCATAGATTCGGCAGCCGAAGACAAGTACTTGTTATCACCGCTTTTCCGTTAGTTACTATTGTAAAGCATATCGTCCCCGGGATGAAATCATTTGATCCAATTTTCTATGAGGATAAGTGGTGATCGATATCGGGTATCCAGATACATCGCAACATGAAAACCTCTCCATGGAAAAGGGTTAAATTCACCCATTCAATTCCATTAGAGAGGTTTGATATGCCTACAACGGGCATGAGTATACGCTATGCCTTTTCCAGAATACTTTCCTTCTCCAGATCCTTAAAATACTTGTCATTATACAGCATGCTCGGATGTGTGGGATGGTACGTCATAGCAATATCATTGTGCTCTTTCGCTTTCACCCTATTGCCTATCCGGTCATAACAAACGCATAACTGTAGGTGTGGCATCCATGTCCAAGCAGCTTCATTCAATACAACCATTGGATCTGTCGGGCGTATCGCCCGGGTCGCCAGTTCATACCAGAATATGCCTTTGCGATAATCTCCACGATCGGCAAAATAACCTCCCAAACGACAGCAAATCTCTGCCCTCGGCAAATCATAGGCAAAGGATTTCAGCAAGGCCGAAACTTCCTGCTCCGAACGTCCAAGCGCAGCTTCG from Paenibacillus sp. JNUCC-31 includes:
- a CDS encoding alpha/beta hydrolase; this encodes MKAKTMIGGMIAVAAVTAGGLWKAAVKSQTPKKIPITLTPPMPFEDVTFDSGGGRVHGWFIPAEASVPKPWPLVIIAHGWGSNRSRVLRYARPIWEAGYALFMYDVRSHGASDPVKAASAYLFRDDLLSALQYTTSRPEIDPAAIGVLGHSLGGLGTILAVTEGIPVSAVITDSMPSQFEVIVSSELRRRRLPLFPLAQLIPRIWFWRLGESLKTYRQRDPVMMLNERRKGVQLPMLMVHSKGDNFIPPSELEYFMSKADPPVEHLWVNSGGHSCSEEDPAFWEAVIPFLKKYVQVQSQSNELVIPNVNIEKIQPT
- a CDS encoding bifunctional 4-hydroxy-2-oxoglutarate aldolase/2-dehydro-3-deoxy-phosphogluconate aldolase, whose translation is MNLTEVLLQSRLVAIVRGISRESALAAGQGMTDGGIRLMEVTLNTPGAHDIIADWRSRHEGKAYVGAGTVLNVQMAKEAVAAGAQFLVSPNVDLSVIEYAVEHGVEIWPGAMTPTEIVAAYEAGAQVVKLFPMASLGIPYLREIKAPLNHIPLLATGGATLDNIADYYTAGAAAVGLGSALLPREALAAGNKEQIAACTRAFVEIAQIEG
- a CDS encoding YcdB/YcdC domain-containing protein; this translates as MSFDWNFNVRFKMFTAKAATAAMATLLLASQTPGFSGSVSAATAEQVTEAAAGENEKQLGLLDNEVPEGANISSKQASENILKLFPLLEKATISSARFDSPNSFPPPDYKAWDIGFELREGNRSTGFSATVHAVTGEVLSVHLPSELLEKQFSDSEKKLTKTEAKKQADEFLYKAIPNLKEDSFVAVAEPYANSVQQSLFGRTEYTYSYQLKHEGLVSEAETAYISVDQSGLVTGYSRTTIGAEYPSSKAVIPADQAQQKFEEEFDIQLAYISEERFSSRNGQKYYLGYTPKNSTVNALDANTLDRINSMTGDAIVQDVSQEDKPLKGSVAAFTPNTGSKLNAQQAEKLVKKSFNIPESYKLEYSQLTKGSFASPNHQVWSLSWSNRNASASYMFMRDISAQVDAATGQIYSVNIYQRIMPGMEQEKSDTEVKGKTVTKSQAEKLAVNTVISLVPDASKQFRLSTVLELDDARTFIFQRYLNGIVVKDDTVQVQVSNDGTITEYYSMVAAAPEQLPTDVKPAISYEKARATYLEEFKLVLAYSRYGGFGMGNGEAVPVGVKLAYMPTRTDSPLTGITYEVLDANTGEWKPMYGSTSGTVQVTISDIKGHAAESDLQNMIQHGVLIADEQGRVFPDRVITKGDWFTYLARAVNPNLDVYYSGDGEGNLYADITPESPYYQAVRTLIDQRWLAGADPKSKLNPEEEMTREELAVLLVRILRYEKLAGFYTLPSDLPNLADASAVNNKGAVSLSIKLGLLPSIDGRFMPARKVTVAEAAQVLERLAKLQGKTDTFMNGNRLY